CGGCTTCGAGCTGACCAATCACCGCCTCGGCGCCTTCGTCGGTCTCAAGCAGGTCAATCGGACGTAGTTTCATTAACAGGGGATGCGGCTGCTCGAAAAATGGCAGACGGTATTCTGGGAGCACCATATCCCCAAGCACGGTCAGCGCTCGTTGTAGACGCGCCAACTTCAGTGCCTGTCTGGAATCGAGTGGTCCTCCAGCTTCCCAGCGTGCAACCGTACTCCACGATACGTTCAGCAGTTGGCTAAATCGCTGCTGGGAAAGCGGCTTCGCTGGATCGGACGACAAGTGGTGGCGAAGTTCCCGAATTTGCTCAGGAGTAATCACAGCTTTCCCTCTCGCGGTCGGAACACGTGTGGAAACAACCTGCTTCAGCCGCCCGGCAGTTGGTTTTCCCGAGACAGATCGCTCAGTCTTGATGATTCGTTGTGCGGCCATTCCCTTCGGCATAGTTACATTCTCCCTTGTGTCATGAATTGTATCCACATCGACGGGTCCAATGGTGATAAGATCTTCCGCAGAAAAGACGAATAGGGATTTGGGGAGGATTTAAGGGACGTTGTAGGG
The DNA window shown above is from Deltaproteobacteria bacterium and carries:
- a CDS encoding DUF2384 domain-containing protein gives rise to the protein MPKGMAAQRIIKTERSVSGKPTAGRLKQVVSTRVPTARGKAVITPEQIRELRHHLSSDPAKPLSQQRFSQLLNVSWSTVARWEAGGPLDSRQALKLARLQRALTVLGDMVLPEYRLPFFEQPHPLLMKLRPIDLLETDEGAEAVIGQLEAAATGSFA